In the Sceloporus undulatus isolate JIND9_A2432 ecotype Alabama unplaced genomic scaffold, SceUnd_v1.1 scaffold_487, whole genome shotgun sequence genome, one interval contains:
- the FAM183A gene encoding protein FAM183A has protein sequence MAGAKGVQKEPLDPVSQNKIFCETVRKELRCQRLHTEYAMNPSLHIYSITGKPASWHDNIEEPADAEFLKIIHHAALEPNKKYTEPQTESQEIGWQSTPLVNVNRNDNRLYFPSRSTEITQYMAAMWRLKEMSKDKR, from the exons atggcCGGGGCCAAAGGGGTCCAGAAGGAGCCCTTGGACCCCGTGAGCCAGAACAAGATCTTCTGCGAGACGGTTCGGAAGGAGCTGCGGTGCCAGCGCCTCCACACCGAGTATGCCATGAACCCCTCCCTCCACA TCTACTCCATCACTGGAAAGCCTGCATCTTGGCATGATAATATAGAGGAGCCTGCAGATG CTGAATTCCTGAAGATTATTCATCATGCTGCACTTGAACCAAATAAGAAGTACACAGAACCACAAACAGAAAGCCAGGAAATTGGCTGGCAGTCCACCCCTTTG GTCAATGTCAACCGCAATGACAACAGGCTGTACTTCCCCAGTCGGAGCACCGAAATCACCCAATACATGGCTGCTATGTGGCGTCTGAAGGAAATGTCAAAAGATAAGAGATAG